A single region of the Undibacterium piscinae genome encodes:
- a CDS encoding response regulator, with protein sequence MSDKKLTNILYVEDDLDIQAVAQIALEIVGGLSLKTCSSGAEALAAANGGFVPDLLLLDVMMPNMDGPTTLAELRKLPGTAATPVIFMTAKVQSAELDFYASLGAIGVIAKPFDPMELSSQVNALWQKAS encoded by the coding sequence ATGTCTGATAAGAAACTCACCAATATCCTGTACGTTGAGGATGATCTGGATATTCAGGCTGTCGCGCAAATAGCACTTGAGATAGTCGGTGGATTGAGCCTTAAAACTTGCAGCTCCGGTGCCGAGGCACTCGCTGCTGCCAATGGTGGCTTCGTTCCTGACTTGCTGTTACTCGATGTGATGATGCCGAATATGGATGGCCCTACCACTTTGGCTGAGTTGCGGAAATTGCCGGGAACCGCCGCTACTCCGGTCATCTTCATGACGGCCAAAGTGCAGTCTGCCGAGTTAGATTTTTACGCTTCATTAGGGGCAATCGGTGTGATTGCCAAGCCTTTTGATCCTATGGAACTGTCGTCCCAGGTCAATGCTCTTTGGCAGAAGGCGAGCTAA
- a CDS encoding response regulator codes for MSDESDSLQDALRALNLMFAQKLPSKLLEIEEALNQFSAHPANADALALLHRLLHTMSGSAGTFGFDELGAHSRKLEVRIKTLMNGAVWTEVQLQQFISDVRVYLVTAVPGAEPVVLPSLPDKPVHLEVKASTSPLIYLVDSDTVLTDAISVQLRQFGYEILALNSISDLSEALLSRMPELIVLDLGLQEVGGGSVEEIARLQKTTNFNTSVIFISSSSTFESRLQAVRAGGVGYFPKPVDIVSLVERIDSLVAGGAPKGYRVLIVDDDVAVAEYYSQVLRNSGMNVEVVTDPDQLFNVMSNFRPELLLMDVYMPLCSGVELAKMVRQDNSYLDVPIVFFSSETDLGRQLDAVKAGADDFLTKPISAEFLVSSISTRADRYRSLRSLIMRDGLTGLYNHSAIKEELGAEVLIAGRNKTDMAFAMIDLDDFKHVNDSYGHPVGDQVLRTLSRLLRQRLRRSDVIGRYGGEEFVVIFPGTSAERACKVLDESEGGIRDAATIF; via the coding sequence ATGAGTGACGAGTCGGATAGCTTGCAGGACGCATTGCGTGCGCTTAACCTTATGTTCGCACAAAAATTGCCATCCAAGCTTCTGGAAATAGAAGAGGCTTTAAATCAGTTTTCTGCTCATCCCGCGAATGCGGATGCGCTGGCATTGCTGCATCGCTTATTGCATACCATGTCGGGATCTGCCGGCACTTTTGGTTTTGATGAGTTGGGCGCACATTCCCGAAAGCTTGAGGTAAGGATCAAAACCTTAATGAATGGCGCTGTCTGGACTGAAGTTCAATTGCAACAATTTATCAGCGATGTAAGAGTTTATTTAGTAACTGCTGTGCCGGGTGCTGAGCCAGTGGTACTGCCATCGTTGCCAGATAAGCCTGTTCATCTGGAGGTCAAGGCATCGACGTCACCATTGATTTATCTGGTCGATAGTGACACGGTTCTGACTGATGCGATAAGTGTACAGTTGCGGCAGTTTGGTTATGAGATTTTGGCGCTCAATTCAATTTCTGATCTGTCTGAGGCGCTGCTCTCCCGTATGCCTGAGTTGATAGTGCTGGATCTTGGCTTGCAGGAAGTTGGCGGTGGCAGTGTCGAAGAAATAGCGCGGCTGCAAAAAACGACGAATTTCAATACCAGCGTCATCTTTATTTCCAGCTCTAGTACCTTTGAAAGCCGTTTGCAGGCAGTTAGAGCCGGTGGTGTCGGTTACTTTCCTAAGCCGGTTGATATTGTCTCCTTGGTTGAGCGTATCGATAGCCTGGTGGCGGGGGGGGCGCCCAAGGGCTATAGGGTACTTATCGTAGATGATGATGTCGCGGTTGCGGAATATTACTCCCAGGTTTTGCGTAATTCAGGAATGAACGTGGAAGTGGTAACTGATCCCGACCAGTTGTTTAACGTAATGTCGAATTTTCGCCCTGAATTATTGTTGATGGATGTCTACATGCCTCTCTGTAGTGGCGTGGAGTTGGCAAAAATGGTGCGCCAGGATAATTCCTATCTGGATGTGCCCATTGTATTTTTTTCCAGTGAAACGGATTTGGGCAGGCAACTGGACGCGGTTAAGGCTGGTGCTGATGATTTTCTAACCAAACCGATTTCTGCCGAATTTCTGGTTTCCTCTATTTCCACCCGTGCCGACCGTTACAGGTCTTTGCGCTCGCTGATCATGCGCGACGGTTTGACCGGGCTTTACAATCATTCTGCCATCAAGGAAGAGCTGGGGGCTGAAGTCCTGATTGCCGGCCGAAATAAGACGGATATGGCATTTGCGATGATAGATCTTGATGACTTTAAGCACGTTAATGATAGCTATGGTCATCCTGTCGGAGATCAGGTGTTGCGTACCTTATCGCGCTTGCTGCGTCAGCGCTTGCGTCGGAGTGACGTGATCGGGCGTTACGGTGGTGAGGAATTTGTCGTGATTTTTCCCGGCACTTCAGCAGAACGTGCCTGCAAGGTGCTTGACGAAAGTGAGGGTGGCATTCGGGATGCTGCAACAATATTCTGA
- a CDS encoding diguanylate cyclase yields MLQQYSDQGPFSVSFSAGIADLGVTEVVEDLIEAADSALYQAKNSGKNRIVLASA; encoded by the coding sequence ATGCTGCAACAATATTCTGATCAGGGGCCGTTTTCCGTGAGTTTTTCAGCAGGCATTGCCGACCTCGGAGTAACTGAGGTGGTCGAGGATTTGATAGAGGCGGCTGATTCCGCACTGTACCAGGCAAAAAACAGCGGGAAAAACCGTATCGTGCTGGCCAGCGCTTAA
- the parC gene encoding DNA topoisomerase IV subunit A, producing the protein MSEQANLFDEAAGDNGEGGETLTLASFAERAYLDYAISVVKGRALPDVSDGQKPVQRRILYSMNELGLTSTSKPRKSATVVGDVLGKLHPHGDQSVYDAMVRMAQNFSLRYPLIDGQGNFGSRDGDGAAAMRYTEARLTPISKLLLDEIDLGTVDFQPNYDGSYEEPTLLPGRLPFVLLNGASGIAVGMATEIPSHNLSEVAKAAVALIRNPGLKHSELMAFIPGPDFPGGGQIITPTSAIADIYASGRGSMKVRARWKIEELARGQWQAVITELPPGTSSQKVLEEIEEITNPKIKMGKKSLSPEQISLKQVILSVLDRVRDESGKDAPVRLVLEPKSKNQDQTEFMQMLLAHTSLETSASMNLVMIGGDGRPRQKGLLEILSEWIAFRFITVTRRTQYKLKKVDDRIHILEGREAVLLNIDEVIKIIREADEPKPALMQAFRLSDRQAEDILEIRLRQLARLEALKIQQELAELRSEKTALQDLLNDAAAMKKCIIKEIEADAKQYGDARRTLIEEAQRASTEQKVIDEPVTVVISEKGWVRARTGHDHDAAQFSFKAGDSLYGTFECRTVDTMLVFGSNGRVYSVPVSALPGARGDGVPITTLIDLASGTRILHYFAGPAESTLLLASTAGYGFTAKVSDMIGRMKAGKAFMTLEEGDEPLAPTLVADDASAVACLSEKGRLLVFGLTEIKSLSSGGRGVTLMELEDKETLLAAKAISQKGVKVSGIGRAAKPQEVNLSATSLALHIGKRARKGKALESKIKAVEIHRL; encoded by the coding sequence ATGAGTGAACAAGCAAATCTATTTGACGAAGCCGCCGGTGACAACGGTGAAGGCGGCGAAACCCTGACCTTGGCTAGCTTTGCCGAACGCGCCTATCTTGACTACGCGATCTCGGTAGTCAAGGGACGCGCCCTGCCTGATGTCAGTGACGGTCAAAAGCCGGTACAACGCCGCATCCTGTATTCGATGAACGAACTGGGCCTGACATCTACCTCCAAGCCACGCAAATCGGCGACCGTGGTCGGTGACGTGCTCGGTAAGCTGCATCCGCACGGCGATCAATCCGTGTATGACGCCATGGTGCGCATGGCGCAAAATTTCTCACTACGTTATCCGCTAATCGATGGTCAGGGTAACTTTGGCTCACGCGACGGTGACGGCGCTGCGGCGATGCGATACACCGAAGCGCGCCTGACTCCGATTTCCAAGTTATTGCTCGATGAAATCGATCTCGGCACCGTCGATTTTCAGCCTAACTATGACGGTTCCTATGAAGAGCCGACTTTGCTGCCGGGACGCCTGCCGTTCGTGCTGCTCAACGGTGCCTCCGGCATTGCGGTCGGCATGGCGACAGAAATCCCTTCGCACAATCTGAGCGAAGTGGCGAAGGCGGCAGTCGCCCTGATCCGTAACCCTGGCCTGAAACACAGCGAATTAATGGCATTCATCCCTGGACCGGATTTTCCGGGCGGTGGCCAAATCATTACCCCGACTAGTGCGATTGCCGACATCTACGCCAGCGGCCGCGGCAGCATGAAAGTGCGGGCCCGCTGGAAGATAGAGGAACTGGCACGCGGTCAATGGCAAGCGGTGATTACCGAACTGCCACCCGGCACCTCCTCGCAAAAAGTACTGGAAGAGATAGAGGAAATCACCAATCCCAAAATCAAGATGGGAAAAAAATCCCTGTCACCGGAACAGATCAGCCTCAAGCAAGTGATACTTTCGGTGCTCGACCGGGTGCGCGATGAGTCAGGCAAAGATGCCCCGGTACGTTTGGTGCTCGAGCCAAAATCGAAAAATCAAGACCAGACTGAATTCATGCAAATGTTGCTGGCGCATACGTCACTGGAAACCTCGGCATCGATGAATCTGGTGATGATAGGCGGCGATGGCCGGCCGCGCCAGAAAGGCTTGCTGGAAATCCTCAGTGAATGGATCGCCTTCCGTTTTATCACCGTCACGCGACGCACGCAATACAAACTCAAGAAAGTGGATGATCGCATTCATATTCTCGAAGGTCGCGAAGCGGTATTGCTTAACATAGACGAAGTCATCAAGATTATCCGTGAAGCGGATGAACCGAAGCCCGCATTGATGCAAGCCTTCAGGCTATCTGACCGTCAGGCAGAAGACATCCTGGAAATTCGTTTGCGTCAACTGGCCCGCCTGGAAGCGCTCAAGATACAACAGGAACTGGCCGAATTACGCTCCGAGAAAACTGCCTTGCAGGATTTGCTCAACGATGCTGCCGCAATGAAAAAATGCATCATCAAGGAAATAGAAGCTGATGCCAAGCAATACGGCGATGCGCGCCGCACCCTGATAGAGGAGGCCCAAAGAGCATCGACCGAGCAAAAAGTGATTGATGAGCCAGTCACGGTCGTGATTTCAGAAAAAGGCTGGGTGCGCGCACGTACCGGCCACGATCACGATGCAGCGCAATTTAGCTTCAAGGCGGGCGACAGCCTTTACGGTACGTTTGAATGCCGCACGGTCGATACCATGCTGGTATTTGGCTCAAATGGCCGGGTTTACTCGGTACCGGTTTCAGCGCTGCCGGGGGCGCGCGGTGATGGCGTACCGATTACCACCTTGATCGATCTCGCCAGCGGTACCCGCATACTGCATTACTTTGCCGGTCCCGCCGAATCGACGCTATTACTGGCATCGACCGCCGGTTACGGCTTCACCGCAAAAGTCAGTGACATGATAGGCAGAATGAAGGCCGGAAAAGCCTTTATGACCCTGGAAGAAGGCGATGAACCACTGGCGCCAACTTTGGTTGCTGACGACGCTAGCGCGGTGGCCTGCCTGTCGGAAAAAGGTCGTCTACTGGTGTTTGGATTGACTGAAATCAAGTCGCTCTCCAGCGGTGGGCGTGGCGTGACCCTGATGGAACTGGAAGACAAGGAAACGCTATTAGCCGCCAAAGCAATCAGCCAAAAAGGCGTGAAAGTAAGCGGTATAGGACGCGCTGCCAAACCTCAGGAAGTCAACCTAAGTGCCACCAGCCTGGCGCTGCATATAGGAAAACGTGCACGCAAAGGTAAGGCACTGGAGTCAAAAATTAAAGCTGTCGAAATTCACAGGCTTTAA
- a CDS encoding VWA domain-containing protein yields the protein MLIDFFFTLKDAKIPVSIKEFLMLLEAMEKDLISMSMDNFYFLSRTIMVKDEAHYDKFDQAFGLYFKGIDTIFEKHPEIPLDWLTKRMQRELSEEQKAAIEKFGYDKLMNRLQELLKEQKERHEGGNKWIGTGGTSPFGNGGQNPEGIRIGGKGGNRTAVKVWEARAYRDYDTERELGTRNIKIALRRLRKFARLGAEDELALDATIKATANNAGFLDIKMQPERKNNIKVLMLLDVGGTMDDHIARTEELFSAAKTEFKNMEFFYFHNCVYDYLWKNNHRRHAEKFSTWDVLRKYTPDTKVIFVGDATMSPYEILQPGGSVEYNNEEAGLTWLQRFTSSFPKFIWLNPEPEGLWQYRQSVSVIRQIMNNRMFPVTIDGLEQGMRLLSK from the coding sequence GTGCTGATTGATTTTTTCTTTACCTTAAAAGACGCAAAAATACCGGTTTCCATAAAAGAGTTTCTGATGCTGCTGGAAGCTATGGAAAAAGATCTGATCAGCATGTCCATGGATAACTTTTATTTCCTGTCGCGTACCATCATGGTCAAAGATGAGGCGCACTACGACAAATTCGATCAGGCCTTTGGTTTGTATTTTAAAGGGATAGATACCATCTTCGAAAAGCATCCGGAGATTCCGCTCGACTGGCTCACCAAACGCATGCAACGTGAACTGAGCGAAGAACAAAAAGCGGCAATAGAAAAGTTCGGCTACGACAAATTGATGAATCGATTGCAAGAGCTACTAAAAGAGCAAAAGGAGCGCCACGAAGGCGGCAATAAGTGGATAGGCACCGGCGGCACCTCCCCTTTTGGCAATGGCGGCCAGAATCCCGAAGGCATACGGATAGGCGGCAAAGGCGGCAATCGCACCGCGGTCAAGGTCTGGGAGGCACGCGCCTACCGTGACTATGACACCGAGCGTGAATTAGGCACGCGCAACATCAAGATAGCCTTACGGCGTCTGCGCAAATTTGCCCGCTTGGGCGCCGAAGACGAATTGGCACTGGATGCCACCATCAAAGCCACCGCCAACAATGCCGGCTTTCTCGACATTAAAATGCAGCCCGAGCGCAAGAACAATATCAAGGTACTCATGCTACTTGATGTAGGCGGCACCATGGACGACCACATTGCGCGCACCGAAGAATTATTTTCTGCGGCAAAAACCGAATTCAAGAATATGGAATTTTTCTATTTCCATAATTGCGTCTACGACTACCTCTGGAAAAACAATCACCGCAGGCACGCAGAGAAATTTTCGACCTGGGATGTCTTGCGCAAATACACACCCGACACCAAAGTCATCTTTGTCGGCGACGCCACCATGAGTCCCTACGAGATCCTGCAACCGGGCGGCTCGGTCGAATACAACAACGAGGAAGCGGGCCTGACATGGCTACAAAGATTCACCTCGAGCTTCCCGAAATTTATCTGGCTCAACCCGGAACCAGAAGGTTTATGGCAATACCGCCAATCAGTCTCGGTGATACGGCAGATCATGAATAACCGCATGTTTCCGGTCACCATAGATGGCCTGGAACAAGGCATGCGCCTGCTTAGCAAATAA
- a CDS encoding GNAT family N-acetyltransferase produces the protein MHLAEFTLKGQHLSLEPLEQQHLSGIQAAAADGELWKLFFTSVPSPENSQDWLNLALTMKEQQKALPFIVRDNRNGEIVGSTRYCNIEHSHKRLEIGYTWYASHAQRTAINTEAKLLLMTHAFEVFECNAVEFRTDWLNRRSQAAIERLGAKRDGVLRSHIILPDGRVRDTVIYSILRHEWPGVKINLQFMLNRAREVCPG, from the coding sequence ATGCACCTTGCAGAATTCACGCTTAAAGGCCAACACCTCAGCCTCGAACCCCTAGAGCAACAACATCTGTCAGGTATCCAAGCGGCCGCGGCAGACGGCGAACTATGGAAACTATTCTTCACCTCAGTCCCGTCCCCCGAAAACTCACAAGACTGGCTGAACCTGGCTCTGACAATGAAAGAGCAACAAAAAGCCCTTCCCTTCATCGTCAGGGATAATCGTAACGGCGAGATCGTCGGCTCTACGCGTTATTGCAATATAGAACACAGCCATAAGCGACTTGAAATCGGTTATACGTGGTATGCCAGCCACGCCCAGAGAACTGCCATTAATACCGAGGCTAAGTTACTATTGATGACTCATGCCTTTGAGGTTTTTGAATGTAACGCAGTTGAATTTCGCACAGACTGGCTCAATCGCAGATCACAGGCTGCTATCGAACGACTAGGCGCAAAACGCGACGGAGTCCTGCGTAGTCATATAATACTGCCCGACGGCAGAGTCCGCGATACAGTGATATACAGCATACTCAGGCATGAATGGCCCGGAGTAAAAATAAATTTACAGTTCATGCTCAATCGCGCACGAGAAGTCTGCCCCGGATAA
- the rpsT gene encoding 30S ribosomal protein S20 — translation MANTAQARKRARQAVKQNAHNSSQRSTLRTAIKAVRKAIEAGDKAAAAVIYQNSISTIDRIADKKIIHKNKAARHKSRLSSALKALA, via the coding sequence ATGGCAAATACCGCACAAGCACGCAAACGTGCTCGTCAAGCAGTAAAACAAAACGCACACAACTCCAGTCAGCGTTCTACTCTGCGTACAGCAATCAAAGCTGTTCGTAAGGCAATCGAAGCTGGTGATAAAGCTGCTGCAGCTGTTATCTACCAAAATTCTATCTCTACGATTGATCGTATTGCTGACAAGAAAATCATTCACAAGAACAAAGCAGCTCGTCATAAGAGCCGCCTGTCTTCTGCTTTGAAAGCATTGGCTTAA
- a CDS encoding DUF192 domain-containing protein: MHHTYLRFIALAAITLSASSISLAQSKSQPVKLSAGIYVIQAEVAATEAERQQGLMMRTRLGNNEGMVFDFGAPAGVCMWMKNTLIPLSVAFIDTEGKIVNIEDMQPETTDSHCAKKVVRYALEMNQGWFKQKNIKAGSKIEGLPLR, encoded by the coding sequence ATGCATCACACCTATCTACGCTTCATTGCACTAGCCGCCATTACCCTGAGCGCAAGCTCGATATCTCTTGCCCAAAGTAAGTCACAACCCGTCAAATTATCCGCTGGCATTTACGTGATTCAAGCCGAAGTCGCCGCAACCGAGGCCGAGCGTCAGCAAGGTCTGATGATGCGCACCCGATTGGGCAACAACGAAGGTATGGTGTTTGATTTTGGCGCACCGGCAGGCGTTTGCATGTGGATGAAAAACACCCTCATTCCGCTATCAGTTGCCTTCATCGATACCGAAGGGAAAATTGTCAACATCGAAGACATGCAGCCGGAAACCACGGACTCGCATTGCGCCAAAAAAGTAGTGCGATATGCGCTAGAGATGAATCAGGGATGGTTCAAGCAAAAGAATATTAAAGCCGGCAGCAAGATTGAAGGATTGCCGCTGCGCTAA
- a CDS encoding pseudouridine synthase gives MKLILLNKPYNVMCQFSDHPSRPTLADYIKIPNIYPAGRLDADSEGLILLTDNGQLQHSISHPDHKQAKTYLVQVEGIPTTDQLKTLSAPLNLGDFTTQACVAKHILEPDWLWPRNPPIRHREDIPTSWLCIILSEGKNRQVRRMTAAVGLPTLRLIRTSIGNFSLASHPLLPGESMAVSM, from the coding sequence ATGAAATTGATCCTACTCAACAAACCTTATAATGTGATGTGTCAGTTTTCGGACCATCCAAGCCGCCCCACACTCGCCGATTACATCAAGATCCCCAACATTTACCCTGCAGGAAGACTTGACGCCGATAGTGAAGGCTTAATTCTATTGACGGATAACGGCCAGCTACAGCATAGCATCAGCCACCCGGATCACAAGCAAGCCAAGACTTATTTAGTTCAGGTAGAGGGCATACCAACGACAGATCAGCTTAAAACCCTGTCCGCCCCGCTAAATCTCGGCGACTTCACCACTCAGGCCTGCGTCGCCAAACATATACTCGAACCAGATTGGCTATGGCCGCGCAATCCACCGATACGACACCGGGAGGACATACCGACCAGTTGGTTATGCATTATTCTCTCAGAAGGAAAAAACCGTCAGGTCAGACGCATGACCGCAGCAGTCGGATTGCCAACACTAAGACTCATCCGCACCAGCATAGGCAATTTTTCACTGGCAAGCCATCCCCTGCTGCCAGGGGAATCCATGGCCGTGAGCATGTAA
- the icd gene encoding NADP-dependent isocitrate dehydrogenase, which translates to MYQHIKVPAEGKKITVNADYSLNVPDNPIIPYIEGDGTGVDISPVMMKVVDAAVAKAYGGARKISWMEIYAGEKSTKVYGPDVWLPEETLRVLKDYVVSIKGPLTTPVGGGIRSLNVALRQELDLYVCLRPVRYFKGVPSPVREPHKTDMVIFRENSEDIYAGIEFAQGSEQAKKLIEFLKTEMGVTKIRFPETSGIGIKPVSIEGTERLVRKAIQYAIDNDKPSVTIVHKGNIMKYTEGGFRDWAYALAQKEFGAELIDGGPWCKFKNPKTGKDIIVKDSIADAFLQQILLRPNEYSVIATLNLNGDYISDALAAQVGGIGIAPGANLSDSIAMFEATHGTAPKYAGKDYVNPGSLILSAEMMLRHMGWLEAADLLISSTEKAITVKKVTYDFARLMEGATQVSCSGFGDVMIENM; encoded by the coding sequence ATGTACCAACATATTAAAGTTCCCGCTGAAGGTAAAAAAATTACCGTCAATGCTGATTATTCACTGAACGTACCAGACAATCCTATCATTCCTTACATCGAGGGCGATGGCACTGGTGTGGACATTAGTCCTGTCATGATGAAGGTGGTTGATGCTGCTGTTGCCAAGGCATACGGCGGCGCCCGCAAGATCAGCTGGATGGAAATCTACGCTGGCGAGAAATCCACTAAGGTTTATGGTCCGGATGTATGGTTGCCGGAAGAGACTTTGCGCGTGTTGAAAGACTACGTAGTTTCCATCAAAGGTCCGTTGACGACCCCTGTTGGCGGCGGTATTCGCTCACTGAACGTGGCTTTGCGCCAGGAGCTGGATCTGTACGTTTGTTTGCGTCCTGTGCGTTACTTCAAAGGCGTGCCTTCACCGGTGCGTGAGCCGCATAAGACAGACATGGTAATCTTCCGCGAAAACTCTGAAGATATCTACGCTGGTATTGAATTCGCTCAAGGCTCCGAGCAAGCCAAGAAGCTGATTGAGTTCCTCAAGACTGAAATGGGTGTTACAAAAATCCGTTTCCCTGAAACTTCCGGTATCGGCATCAAGCCGGTTTCCATCGAAGGTACAGAGCGTCTGGTTCGTAAGGCAATTCAATACGCAATCGACAATGATAAGCCATCTGTGACTATCGTTCACAAAGGTAACATCATGAAGTACACCGAAGGTGGCTTCCGTGATTGGGCATATGCCTTGGCACAGAAAGAATTCGGCGCTGAATTGATTGATGGCGGCCCATGGTGCAAATTCAAGAATCCTAAGACAGGTAAAGATATTATCGTTAAAGATTCTATCGCTGATGCGTTCTTGCAGCAGATCCTGTTGCGTCCTAATGAATACAGCGTCATTGCGACACTTAACCTGAACGGCGATTATATTTCCGACGCTTTGGCGGCTCAGGTTGGTGGTATCGGTATTGCACCAGGTGCAAACCTGTCTGACTCTATCGCTATGTTCGAAGCGACACATGGCACAGCGCCAAAATATGCCGGTAAAGATTATGTGAATCCAGGTTCATTGATTTTGTCCGCAGAAATGATGTTGCGTCACATGGGCTGGCTGGAAGCGGCAGACCTGTTGATTTCTTCAACAGAAAAAGCGATCACGGTGAAGAAAGTGACTTATGACTTCGCTCGCTTGATGGAAGGCGCTACACAAGTTTCATGCTCCGGTTTCGGCGATGTCATGATCGAAAACATGTAA
- a CDS encoding response regulator transcription factor: MNTQASINLLLVDDHPLVRDGLRARLENSPRFKITGEAGNAADALHMAATVPIDLILMDINLGSSSGISLTSQFSKEYPKIAIIMLSMHDKAEYVSQAVQAGARAYVLKDAPADEIIKAITSVAAGGSYFSPGLKPATGRQNPIQVLTQREQCILKSIATGKSNKHIARELDLSVRTVETHRLNIKRKLNIEGQADLIRYALTQANI; this comes from the coding sequence ATGAATACTCAAGCTAGCATCAATTTATTACTGGTAGACGACCATCCACTAGTCCGGGACGGGCTGCGTGCCAGACTGGAAAACAGCCCGCGGTTTAAGATCACCGGAGAGGCAGGCAATGCCGCCGATGCTTTGCATATGGCCGCCACCGTGCCTATAGACCTGATACTCATGGATATCAACTTGGGAAGTTCTAGCGGCATTAGCCTGACCAGCCAGTTTTCCAAAGAATATCCGAAGATCGCGATCATCATGCTCTCCATGCACGACAAGGCCGAATACGTCAGCCAGGCAGTTCAGGCAGGTGCCCGCGCCTATGTGTTAAAAGATGCTCCGGCAGATGAGATCATTAAGGCAATTACCAGCGTTGCTGCAGGCGGCAGCTATTTCAGCCCGGGACTCAAGCCGGCGACAGGACGGCAAAATCCGATTCAGGTTCTGACACAAAGAGAGCAATGTATTTTAAAAAGCATCGCTACCGGCAAATCGAACAAACACATTGCCAGAGAATTGGATCTCAGTGTGCGGACTGTGGAAACACACAGGCTCAACATCAAACGTAAACTCAATATTGAAGGGCAAGCCGATCTGATTCGCTATGCACTCACGCAAGCCAACATATAA
- a CDS encoding histidine kinase, which yields MKLRYKIIMFAITPLLLSLAGIALAVFYQATYLAKQQRNTVEQAYLSTKEAELKHYVTLGNAAIAHLYNAPHQDQLKQEQALKILATLDYGNDGYFYVYDMRGKNLMHPRRQDLVGKDLWNMMDPEGNFTIRLLTQRAQEGGGVIRYLWEKPSSKKVVLKLGYVIPLERWGWMLGTGIYLDDVDSTLNKIDIQVARNIRNTMFSIAGIAIVSALLIALSGLALNISESRVAEAKLKVLAQSVVRSQEDERARLSRDLHDGLSQLLVSIKLQIESGLAKLGGSQPSSDPKLNSFFRATTQLNDALSEVRRISHDLRPALLDDLGLAAALQHLAGEFEDATKLPVQFETSGNFSSLSELSNTTLFRVAQEALTNIHKHAKNVSLVRMQLNQEGPDSILSIMDNGAGFDVAEIANHPKRGIGLSNMRERLAIVNGKLILHSDIDGTEVIARIPQKDFL from the coding sequence ATGAAACTTCGTTACAAAATAATCATGTTTGCGATTACGCCGTTGCTGCTGTCTCTGGCCGGCATTGCCTTAGCGGTATTTTATCAGGCGACCTATCTAGCAAAACAACAGCGAAATACGGTAGAGCAAGCTTATTTAAGCACTAAAGAAGCGGAATTAAAACATTATGTAACGCTGGGAAATGCCGCTATCGCCCACCTGTATAACGCTCCGCATCAAGATCAACTCAAGCAGGAACAAGCCTTAAAGATTCTGGCAACCCTTGATTATGGCAATGACGGTTATTTTTACGTCTACGACATGCGCGGCAAAAACCTCATGCATCCGCGCCGCCAGGATTTGGTTGGCAAGGACTTATGGAACATGATGGATCCTGAGGGCAACTTTACGATAAGACTACTGACCCAAAGAGCGCAGGAAGGTGGCGGAGTAATTCGCTATCTATGGGAAAAACCCTCCAGCAAAAAAGTCGTACTTAAACTGGGCTACGTGATTCCGCTCGAACGCTGGGGCTGGATGCTAGGCACCGGCATCTACCTTGATGACGTCGATAGCACGCTGAACAAAATTGATATCCAGGTCGCCAGAAACATCCGCAACACCATGTTCTCCATCGCCGGCATCGCTATCGTCAGCGCATTACTTATCGCCCTTTCCGGGTTGGCGCTCAACATCAGCGAATCAAGGGTCGCCGAAGCGAAACTCAAAGTGCTGGCACAGAGCGTCGTACGTTCACAGGAAGACGAAAGAGCCCGCTTGTCGCGTGACCTGCACGACGGACTGAGTCAACTCCTGGTATCGATTAAATTGCAGATAGAGTCAGGCCTGGCCAAATTGGGCGGCAGTCAGCCATCATCAGATCCGAAGCTCAACTCGTTTTTCCGTGCCACCACACAACTCAATGATGCACTAAGCGAAGTTCGCCGCATCTCCCATGATCTGCGACCAGCCCTGCTTGATGATCTTGGTCTGGCAGCCGCACTGCAACATCTGGCCGGCGAGTTTGAAGATGCCACAAAACTACCGGTACAATTCGAAACAAGCGGCAACTTTAGCAGCCTGTCAGAACTGAGCAACACCACCCTGTTTCGCGTCGCGCAAGAAGCCCTGACCAATATTCACAAACACGCCAAAAATGTCAGCCTGGTGCGCATGCAACTGAATCAGGAGGGACCAGACAGCATTTTATCCATCATGGATAATGGCGCCGGCTTTGACGTCGCAGAAATCGCCAACCATCCCAAACGCGGCATAGGCCTGAGCAATATGCGAGAACGCCTGGCTATCGTCAACGGAAAATTAATTTTGCACTCCGATATCGACGGCACTGAAGTCATCGCACGCATCCCACAAAAAGATTTTTTATGA